One genomic segment of Gottschalkia acidurici 9a includes these proteins:
- the hemW gene encoding radical SAM family heme chaperone HemW produces the protein MKRELGIYIHIPFCYSKCYYCDFNSHIDQYSYIEKYIEYLKKEIDLYENSIKEYKLKTIFFGGGTPSLIDQKYICEIIEYIYKKMNTQYLEEITIEANPKTLNEAKLSAYRDAGVNRISLGLQTLNDNLLKNIGRIHSVQDFYDTYNLIRKNGFKNINVDIMFNLPNQSVTDVLDTLEKVVELDIEHISLYSLKVEEGTPFYNMYESGEITLPDEDIEREMYHRSIRFLEDRGYKQYEISNFSKKDYECKHNLIYWKLKPYIGLGLSAHSNIGSYRYGNVESFSDYFSLIDEKKLPIIKDEKEFIDIDMEIAEYIILGLRLTKGIDKQEFKLKYNKGIEEVFKENLDKFINQGLICQDDKVIRLTKRGLDLCNLVFMELLPD, from the coding sequence ATGAAGAGAGAATTAGGGATATATATACACATACCTTTTTGTTATAGTAAGTGCTACTATTGTGATTTCAATTCACATATAGATCAATATAGTTACATTGAAAAATATATAGAGTATTTAAAAAAAGAAATAGATTTATACGAAAACTCTATAAAAGAATATAAATTAAAAACAATATTCTTTGGAGGAGGAACACCTTCTTTAATAGACCAAAAATATATATGTGAAATAATAGAATATATCTATAAAAAAATGAACACACAGTATTTAGAAGAGATAACTATAGAAGCAAACCCTAAAACTTTAAATGAAGCAAAGTTAAGTGCTTACAGAGATGCAGGCGTAAATAGAATAAGTTTAGGGCTTCAAACTTTAAATGATAACTTACTTAAAAATATAGGTAGGATTCATAGTGTACAAGATTTTTATGATACGTATAATCTAATAAGAAAAAATGGATTTAAAAATATTAATGTAGATATAATGTTTAATTTACCGAATCAAAGCGTTACAGATGTTTTAGATACTTTAGAGAAAGTGGTAGAACTAGATATAGAACATATATCATTATATAGCCTAAAGGTTGAGGAAGGAACCCCATTCTACAATATGTATGAAAGCGGAGAAATAACTTTACCTGATGAAGACATAGAAAGAGAAATGTATCATAGATCTATACGTTTTTTAGAGGATAGAGGTTATAAACAATATGAAATATCAAACTTTTCAAAAAAGGACTATGAATGTAAGCATAATTTAATTTACTGGAAGCTTAAACCATATATAGGCCTAGGACTATCTGCACATTCTAATATAGGTTCATATAGATATGGAAATGTAGAGTCGTTTAGTGATTACTTTAGCCTTATAGATGAAAAAAAGTTACCTATAATTAAGGATGAAAAAGAGTTTATTGATATAGATATGGAAATTGCTGAATATATTATTTTAGGGCTTAGACTTACTAAAGGAATAGATAAACAAGAATTTAAGCTAAAATATAATAAAGGTATAGAGGAAGTATTTAAAGAAAATCTGGATAAATTCATAAATCAAGGCCTTATATGCCAGGACGATAAAGTAATAAGGTTAACTAAAAGAGGACTAGATTTATGCAACTTAGTTTTTATGGAATTATTACCAGATTAA
- the rpsT gene encoding 30S ribosomal protein S20, with the protein MANIKSAKKRISVTRIKTALNKSRKTEIKTYITKFNKALEDGNFEEAKSLLRVVEKKLSQAAAKNTLHKNAASRKVSSLAKKLNKAV; encoded by the coding sequence TTGGCAAATATTAAATCAGCTAAAAAAAGAATAAGCGTTACAAGAATTAAGACTGCTTTAAATAAATCAAGAAAGACAGAAATCAAAACTTATATAACTAAGTTTAACAAAGCTTTAGAGGACGGAAACTTTGAAGAAGCTAAATCATTACTTAGAGTTGTTGAGAAAAAACTTTCTCAAGCTGCTGCTAAAAACACTCTTCACAAAAATGCTGCTTCAAGAAAAGTTAGTAGTCTAGCAAAAAAATTAAACAAAGCAGTTTAA
- a CDS encoding HTH domain-containing protein, translating into MTLDDRKLQVLHAIIQSYITSAEPIGSRTISKKFDLGVSSATIRNEMSDLEELGYLVQPHTSAGRIPSDKGYRLYVIKSCRC; encoded by the coding sequence ATGACGCTTGACGATAGAAAATTACAGGTCTTACACGCTATTATACAGAGTTATATAACTAGTGCCGAGCCAATTGGCTCTAGAACTATATCTAAAAAATTTGACCTAGGGGTAAGTTCTGCCACTATAAGAAATGAAATGTCAGACTTAGAGGAATTAGGTTATTTAGTTCAACCTCATACTTCAGCGGGGAGAATACCATCAGATAAAGGGTATAGGCTATATGTTATAAAATCATGCCGATGTTAG
- the hrcA gene encoding heat-inducible transcriptional repressor HrcA, whose amino-acid sequence MPMLEIQPLLSKTEKDDLVEEKRQIDHVIKKVSKLLSKITNYTAVAISPQISRSSIKRIQIVPIDESRIMIVLVTTSGIVKNKMLELDEEIPYDKLNKITNFLNNELKGYTIDEIGKDFEKKLVKEIYDISSPIISIMPIVINSLQNTEEPSVYLDGVTNIFNFPEYHDLSKAKQFISFVENKDIVLEMLLNRKSSDIGITIGSENDYEEIKSCSVITTTYSVNGKTIGKIGVIGPTRMDYEKVINAVKSISLDLNDLIDKYFLRGE is encoded by the coding sequence ATGCCGATGTTAGAAATACAACCATTACTTTCTAAAACAGAAAAAGATGATTTAGTGGAAGAAAAAAGACAAATAGACCATGTAATAAAAAAAGTTTCAAAGTTACTTTCTAAAATTACAAATTACACTGCAGTAGCAATATCTCCACAAATAAGTAGAAGTTCAATTAAGCGTATTCAAATAGTACCTATAGATGAGTCAAGAATAATGATAGTGCTAGTAACCACTTCTGGGATCGTTAAAAACAAGATGCTAGAGTTGGATGAAGAGATACCTTATGATAAATTAAATAAGATAACTAATTTTTTAAACAATGAGCTTAAGGGGTATACAATAGATGAAATTGGTAAAGACTTTGAAAAGAAGTTAGTGAAAGAAATATACGACATAAGTTCACCAATTATAAGCATAATGCCGATAGTAATTAATTCCTTGCAAAATACTGAAGAACCTAGTGTGTATTTAGATGGAGTAACAAATATATTTAACTTTCCAGAGTATCATGATTTATCTAAGGCTAAACAATTTATATCCTTTGTAGAAAATAAAGATATAGTATTAGAAATGCTACTAAATAGAAAATCAAGCGATATAGGTATTACTATAGGTTCTGAAAATGACTATGAAGAAATAAAAAGTTGTAGCGTCATAACTACCACATATAGTGTAAATGGTAAAACAATAGGGAAAATAGGTGTTATAGGACCTACAAGAATGGATTATGAGAAGGTAATAAACGCAGTTAAATCAATATCATTAGACTTAAATGATTTAATTGATAAATACTTTTTAAGAGGTGAATAA
- the lepA gene encoding translation elongation factor 4 has translation MMTKEMQERIRNFSIIAHIDHGKSTLADRLIESTGLLTKREMQAQLLDNMDLERERGITIKLQTTRLTYKAKDGKEYYLNLIDTPGHVDFNYEVSRSLAACEGALLVVDAAQGIEAQTLANVYLAIDQDLEIVPVINKIDLPSARPDEIKQEIEDVIGLDASEAPLISAKEGLNIEDVLESIVEKVPAPSGDSEAPLKALIFDSYYDSYRGVITMIRVVEGNIKPGMEVKMMATGKKFEITEVGVFLPKQTQVKGLSAGEVGYISASIKNVKDATVGDTITSAANPAEEPLSGYKKVTPMVYCGIYPAEGEDYNNIRDSLEKLQVNDASLVFDAENSVALGFGFRCGFLGLLHMEIIQERLEREFDLNIITTAPSVIYKVIKNDGEIMILQNPTNLPPLTEIDYMEEPIVDVNVMAPKDYVGPIMDLCQNRRGTFKNMEYIDQTRVNMHYELPLNEVIYDFFDALKSKTKGYASLDYELKGYRQSKLVKMDILINGELVDAFSIIVHEEKAYERGKMIVEKLREVIPRHQFAVPIQAAIGSKIIARETVRALRKDVLAKCYGGDISRKKKLLEKQKEGKKRMRQVGNVEVPQEAFLTVLKYDEN, from the coding sequence ATGATGACGAAAGAAATGCAAGAAAGAATTAGGAATTTCTCTATAATAGCTCATATAGATCATGGAAAGTCTACACTAGCAGATAGACTTATTGAATCAACAGGCTTATTAACTAAAAGAGAAATGCAAGCGCAATTATTAGATAATATGGATTTGGAAAGAGAAAGAGGAATAACAATAAAGTTACAAACAACTAGATTAACATACAAAGCAAAAGACGGTAAAGAATATTACTTAAATTTAATAGATACTCCTGGACATGTAGACTTTAACTATGAAGTATCAAGAAGTTTAGCTGCATGCGAAGGGGCATTACTAGTAGTAGATGCCGCTCAAGGTATAGAGGCTCAGACGTTGGCTAATGTTTACTTAGCAATAGACCAGGACTTAGAAATAGTTCCAGTTATAAATAAAATAGACTTACCAAGTGCTAGACCAGACGAAATAAAGCAAGAGATAGAAGATGTAATAGGATTAGATGCTTCAGAAGCACCTCTTATTTCAGCTAAAGAAGGATTAAATATAGAAGATGTTTTAGAAAGCATAGTAGAAAAAGTACCAGCTCCAAGTGGAGACAGTGAAGCACCATTAAAAGCTCTTATATTTGACTCATATTATGATAGCTATAGAGGTGTTATAACTATGATAAGAGTGGTTGAGGGAAATATAAAGCCTGGTATGGAAGTTAAAATGATGGCAACAGGCAAAAAGTTTGAAATCACGGAAGTAGGAGTATTCTTACCAAAACAAACTCAAGTAAAAGGGTTAAGTGCAGGAGAGGTTGGATACATTTCAGCTAGTATTAAAAATGTAAAAGATGCGACTGTTGGGGATACAATAACAAGTGCTGCAAATCCGGCAGAAGAGCCATTGTCAGGCTATAAAAAGGTAACTCCAATGGTTTACTGTGGAATATACCCAGCAGAAGGCGAAGATTATAACAATATAAGAGATTCATTAGAAAAACTACAAGTTAATGATGCATCGTTGGTATTTGATGCAGAGAACTCAGTAGCTTTAGGATTTGGGTTTAGATGTGGATTCTTAGGTTTACTTCATATGGAAATTATACAGGAGAGACTAGAAAGAGAGTTTGACTTAAATATTATAACTACAGCACCAAGTGTTATATACAAGGTTATAAAAAATGATGGAGAAATAATGATATTACAAAATCCTACTAATTTACCTCCTCTTACAGAAATAGACTATATGGAAGAACCTATAGTAGATGTGAATGTAATGGCTCCAAAAGATTATGTAGGTCCTATTATGGATTTATGTCAGAATAGAAGGGGCACATTTAAAAACATGGAATATATAGATCAAACAAGAGTTAATATGCACTATGAACTACCTTTAAATGAAGTAATATATGATTTTTTTGATGCATTAAAATCAAAGACAAAAGGATATGCATCACTAGACTATGAGTTAAAAGGATATAGACAGTCTAAATTAGTTAAAATGGACATACTTATAAATGGAGAGTTAGTAGATGCATTCTCTATTATAGTTCATGAAGAAAAGGCATATGAAAGAGGAAAAATGATAGTTGAAAAACTTAGAGAAGTAATACCTAGACATCAGTTCGCTGTTCCTATACAAGCTGCAATAGGATCTAAAATAATAGCTAGAGAGACTGTTAGAGCTCTTAGAAAAGACGTACTTGCAAAATGTTACGGTGGAGATATCAGTAGAAAGAAAAAATTATTAGAGAAACAAAAAGAAGGTAAAAAGAGAATGAGACAAGTTGGTAATGTTGAAGTACCACAGGAGGCGTTCTTAACAGTACTTAAATACGATGAGAACTAG
- the dnaK gene encoding molecular chaperone DnaK, which yields MSKIIGIDLGTTNSCVAVMEGGEPVIIANSEGNRTTPSVVAFTKDGERLVGETAKRQAVTNPDRTIASIKRYMGSDHKTNIDGKDYTPQEISAMTLQKLKADAEAYLGETITEAVITVPAYFSDSQRQATKDAGRIAGLDVKRIINEPTAAALAYGLDKDEDHNHKIMVFDLGGGTFDVSILELGDGVFEVIATNGDNNLGGDDFDQAVVDYLAEEFKKENGVDLRNDNMSLQRLKEAAEKAKKELSSVASTNVNLPFITATQEGPKHLNIDISRAKFDELTSDLVERTLTPVRKALSDSGLSPSDIDKVILVGGSTRIPAVQNEVKKLTGKDPHRGVNPDEVVALGAAIQAGVLSGEVKDVLLLDVTPLSLGIETLGGVSTKLIERNTTIPTKKSQVFSTAADNQTAVDIHVLQGEREMASGNVTLGRFQLTGIPSAPRGVPQIEVTFDIDANGIVNVSAKDLGTGKEQKITITASTNMSDEEIEKKVREAEQFAEEDKKNKESVEIRNNADSLVYQTEKTLNDLGDKVSEDEKSKVNEKVEALKKALEGTDTDDIKAKTDELTTEFHAISQKLYEQAAAQGQEQGAEGASEGGVKDDNVVDADYEVVDDEDNK from the coding sequence ATGAGTAAAATTATTGGAATTGACTTAGGAACTACAAACTCTTGTGTTGCAGTTATGGAGGGTGGAGAGCCTGTAATTATAGCAAACAGTGAAGGAAATAGAACTACACCGTCTGTAGTTGCATTTACAAAAGATGGTGAAAGATTAGTAGGAGAAACAGCAAAAAGACAAGCAGTAACAAACCCAGACAGAACAATAGCTTCTATAAAAAGATACATGGGTTCAGACCATAAAACAAATATAGATGGAAAAGATTATACACCTCAAGAGATATCAGCAATGACACTACAAAAACTTAAAGCTGATGCAGAGGCTTACTTAGGAGAGACTATAACAGAAGCAGTTATTACAGTACCAGCATATTTCTCAGACAGTCAAAGACAAGCAACTAAAGATGCTGGAAGAATAGCAGGACTTGATGTAAAAAGAATAATAAATGAACCAACAGCGGCAGCATTAGCTTATGGATTAGATAAAGATGAAGATCACAATCATAAAATAATGGTGTTTGACTTAGGAGGAGGTACATTTGACGTATCTATCCTAGAACTTGGAGATGGAGTATTTGAAGTTATAGCTACAAATGGAGATAACAATCTTGGTGGAGACGACTTTGACCAAGCTGTTGTAGATTACTTAGCAGAAGAGTTTAAGAAAGAAAATGGAGTAGACTTAAGAAATGACAATATGTCACTTCAAAGATTAAAAGAAGCAGCAGAAAAAGCTAAAAAAGAACTTTCAAGTGTAGCTAGTACAAATGTAAACTTACCATTCATTACAGCTACTCAGGAAGGACCAAAACATTTAAACATAGATATATCAAGAGCTAAATTCGATGAATTAACTAGTGACTTAGTTGAAAGAACTTTAACACCAGTTAGAAAAGCACTAAGTGACTCAGGATTAAGTCCATCGGATATAGATAAAGTGATATTAGTAGGAGGTTCAACTAGAATACCTGCAGTTCAAAATGAAGTTAAAAAGTTAACTGGTAAAGACCCACACAGAGGAGTTAATCCAGATGAGGTAGTTGCATTAGGTGCTGCTATTCAAGCTGGAGTTTTAAGTGGAGAAGTTAAAGATGTATTACTATTAGACGTTACTCCATTATCTTTAGGTATAGAAACACTAGGGGGAGTATCTACTAAACTAATAGAAAGAAATACTACAATACCAACTAAAAAAAGCCAAGTATTCTCAACAGCGGCGGATAATCAAACAGCAGTTGATATACACGTACTACAAGGTGAGCGTGAAATGGCAAGTGGAAATGTTACTCTAGGAAGATTCCAATTAACAGGAATACCATCGGCACCAAGAGGAGTTCCACAAATAGAAGTTACATTCGATATAGATGCTAATGGTATAGTAAATGTTTCTGCTAAAGATTTAGGAACTGGAAAAGAGCAAAAAATAACTATCACAGCTTCAACAAATATGTCAGATGAAGAAATAGAGAAAAAAGTAAGAGAAGCTGAGCAATTTGCAGAAGAAGATAAGAAAAATAAAGAGTCAGTAGAAATTAGAAATAATGCAGACTCACTAGTATATCAAACTGAAAAGACACTAAATGACTTAGGTGATAAAGTAAGTGAAGACGAGAAGTCTAAAGTAAATGAAAAAGTAGAAGCACTTAAAAAAGCTTTAGAAGGAACAGATACAGATGATATAAAAGCTAAAACAGATGAATTAACTACTGAATTCCATGCTATATCACAAAAGTTATACGAACAAGCAGCTGCACAAGGTCAAGAACAAGGCGCAGAAGGTGCTAGTGAAGGTGGAGTTAAGGATGATAATGTTGTAGATGCAGATTATGAAGTAGTGGATGACGAAGACAATAAATAA
- the lepB gene encoding signal peptidase I translates to MNLRKELMEWIKCIVVSVIIALVIRTFIFNSTKVIGSSMYPTLHENDRLFSMKIVYLLGEPKREDIVVIQAPDDPSKDYIKRVIGVAGDKVEIKDGNVYVNGEKKEEKYIAEGSFTEVYNENSWEVPEGYIFVLGDNREPGASKDSRSFGIVETDSVKGKASYRYFPFDRFGSL, encoded by the coding sequence ATGAACTTAAGAAAAGAACTGATGGAATGGATAAAGTGTATAGTGGTATCAGTGATAATAGCTTTAGTTATAAGAACTTTTATATTTAATAGTACTAAAGTTATAGGAAGTTCTATGTACCCAACTTTACATGAAAACGATAGATTGTTTTCTATGAAAATAGTTTATCTTTTAGGAGAACCAAAAAGAGAAGATATAGTAGTTATTCAAGCACCAGATGATCCATCTAAAGACTATATAAAAAGAGTAATAGGAGTAGCAGGGGATAAGGTAGAAATAAAAGATGGTAATGTTTATGTTAACGGAGAAAAGAAAGAAGAAAAATATATAGCTGAGGGATCATTTACTGAAGTCTATAATGAGAATTCGTGGGAAGTACCAGAAGGATATATATTTGTTTTAGGAGATAATAGGGAGCCGGGAGCGAGTAAAGACAGTAGAAGTTTTGGTATAGTTGAAACGGATTCTGTAAAAGGAAAAGCCTCTTATAGATATTTTCCTTTTGATCGATTTGGCTCATTATAA
- the grpE gene encoding nucleotide exchange factor GrpE: MNKLQNEDLENKDEVKEEANDNIEATVEEAKEDINNSKDNVEDESSKKEIEELNNRLLRLQADFNNYKKRVEKEKEAIVSYAVEGLVTELLNALDNFDRALEVEYEENSKAFYEGVEMVHKQLLEILSNNGLEEIESLNQKFDHNYHYAVSQQESNEHDEDTVIQILSKGYKLKDKVIRPSMVIVSK; this comes from the coding sequence GTGAATAAATTGCAAAATGAAGATCTAGAAAACAAAGACGAGGTTAAGGAAGAAGCTAACGATAATATAGAAGCTACAGTAGAGGAAGCAAAAGAAGATATAAATAACTCTAAAGATAACGTAGAAGATGAATCAAGTAAGAAAGAAATAGAAGAGTTAAACAATAGATTACTAAGATTACAAGCTGACTTCAACAACTATAAAAAGAGAGTTGAGAAAGAAAAAGAAGCTATAGTATCTTATGCTGTTGAAGGGCTTGTAACAGAATTATTAAATGCATTAGATAATTTTGATAGAGCACTAGAAGTAGAGTATGAAGAAAATTCAAAAGCTTTTTATGAAGGTGTAGAAATGGTTCATAAGCAGCTTTTAGAAATACTAAGTAACAATGGATTAGAAGAAATTGAATCATTAAATCAAAAGTTTGATCATAACTACCACTATGCAGTATCACAACAAGAAAGTAATGAGCATGATGAGGATACTGTAATTCAGATATTAAGTAAAGGATACAAACTTAAAGATAAAGTTATTAGACCAAGTATGGTAATAGTATCTAAATAA
- the gpr gene encoding GPR endopeptidase has translation MFQVRTDLAIEARELYREGSNREISGVEVEKEEQEDYSVTRVKILNEMGAQKMGKPIGSYITIEAPALKNADQDLKDEMSKVLAKELKAVINPDKYTKSLVVGLGNRNVTPDALGPKAIEKIYVTRHFFKAYNKTEDETLADVSAIAPGVMGITGIETSETIKGIVEKTQPDIIVAVDALASRKMERVNTTIQITDTGISPGSGVGTGRKALNKEFLGVPVIAIGVPTVVDAATIVSDTIDLIIGNMKNETDVGSEFYKMLEDLSSQERHQLIEEVLTPSMLNLVVTPKEIDDVINDLSHIVANGINISLHHGIDLKDVNRYLN, from the coding sequence ATGTTTCAGGTTAGAACAGATTTAGCAATAGAAGCAAGGGAACTTTATAGAGAAGGCTCGAATAGAGAGATCTCAGGAGTAGAAGTAGAAAAAGAGGAACAAGAGGACTATTCAGTAACTAGGGTAAAGATTTTAAATGAAATGGGAGCACAAAAAATGGGCAAACCTATAGGGAGTTATATAACTATAGAAGCACCGGCTCTTAAAAATGCTGATCAAGATTTAAAGGATGAAATGAGCAAAGTTTTAGCTAAAGAATTAAAAGCAGTAATAAATCCAGATAAATATACTAAATCACTAGTAGTAGGGTTAGGTAATAGAAATGTAACACCAGATGCACTAGGACCTAAAGCTATAGAAAAAATATATGTAACTAGACATTTCTTTAAAGCTTACAATAAGACAGAAGACGAAACATTAGCTGATGTTTCTGCTATAGCTCCAGGGGTTATGGGCATAACAGGAATAGAAACTAGTGAAACTATAAAAGGGATAGTAGAAAAAACTCAGCCAGACATAATAGTCGCAGTAGATGCTCTAGCTTCAAGAAAAATGGAAAGAGTAAATACTACTATTCAGATAACAGACACAGGAATAAGTCCAGGTTCTGGCGTAGGTACTGGAAGAAAAGCTTTAAATAAGGAGTTTTTAGGAGTACCAGTTATAGCAATAGGAGTACCTACAGTAGTAGATGCGGCTACAATAGTTAGTGATACCATAGACTTAATAATAGGAAACATGAAAAATGAAACTGATGTTGGAAGTGAGTTTTATAAAATGTTAGAGGACTTAAGTTCTCAAGAAAGGCATCAACTTATAGAAGAAGTACTAACTCCATCAATGCTTAATCTAGTAGTAACTCCAAAGGAGATAGATGATGTAATAAATGACTTGTCTCACATAGTAGCAAATGGTATAAATATATCACTTCATCATGGAATAGATTTAAAAGATGTTAATAGATATTTAAACTAA
- the dnaJ gene encoding molecular chaperone DnaJ, translated as MSKRDYYEVLGISKGASEQEIKSAYRKLAKKYHPDLNPDNKEAEQNFKEVSEAYEVLSDSQKKAQYDQFGHEGMSGQGGFGGGFGGFSGGGFGDIFEDIFDMFGGGGSSSRRQGPTRGADLKYGVRITFEEAAFGLEKEIKIERTEDCSECSGTGAKPGTNKKTCSKCSGSGQIRFAQNTPFGQIVRTSTCDECRGTGEKIETPCGKCGGVGKERKAKTINVKIPAGVDTGSVISLKGEGEPGEKGGPRGDLYIYIEVEPHKTFERQGNDIICEIPISFTQASLGADIEVPSLEGKLRYTIEPGTQTGTTFRLKGKGIVSLRGGRKGDLYVKVKVKVPTKLTEKQKELLKEFAKESGEDVGKSKRKKGIIDKFKDAFND; from the coding sequence ATGAGTAAAAGAGATTATTATGAAGTCTTAGGTATCTCTAAAGGCGCAAGCGAACAAGAAATTAAAAGTGCATATAGAAAATTAGCTAAAAAATATCATCCAGACTTAAATCCAGACAATAAAGAAGCAGAGCAAAACTTTAAAGAAGTAAGTGAAGCTTATGAAGTACTAAGTGACTCTCAGAAAAAAGCACAATACGATCAATTTGGTCATGAAGGAATGAGTGGACAAGGTGGCTTTGGAGGAGGCTTCGGTGGTTTTAGCGGAGGCGGATTTGGAGATATATTTGAAGATATATTCGACATGTTTGGTGGTGGAGGATCATCTTCAAGACGACAAGGCCCTACTAGAGGAGCGGATCTAAAGTATGGAGTAAGAATAACATTTGAAGAAGCTGCTTTTGGATTAGAGAAAGAAATAAAAATAGAGAGAACTGAGGACTGTTCGGAATGTAGTGGTACTGGAGCAAAACCAGGAACTAATAAGAAAACTTGTTCAAAGTGTAGCGGTTCAGGTCAAATCAGATTTGCCCAAAATACTCCATTTGGTCAAATAGTTAGAACTTCAACTTGTGATGAGTGTAGAGGAACGGGTGAAAAAATAGAAACACCTTGTGGTAAATGTGGTGGAGTAGGAAAAGAAAGAAAAGCTAAAACAATAAATGTTAAAATACCTGCAGGAGTAGATACTGGGTCGGTTATATCTCTAAAAGGAGAAGGTGAACCAGGGGAAAAAGGTGGTCCGAGGGGAGATTTATATATTTATATAGAGGTAGAACCTCATAAGACATTTGAAAGACAAGGTAATGATATAATATGTGAAATACCTATTAGCTTTACGCAAGCAAGCTTAGGTGCAGATATAGAAGTACCTTCGTTAGAAGGAAAATTAAGATATACTATAGAGCCAGGAACTCAAACTGGAACTACATTTAGACTAAAAGGTAAAGGTATAGTAAGCTTAAGAGGCGGAAGAAAAGGAGACCTTTACGTAAAAGTTAAAGTAAAAGTGCCAACTAAATTAACTGAGAAGCAAAAAGAATTATTGAAAGAGTTTGCAAAAGAAAGTGGAGAAGATGTCGGTAAGTCTAAGCGTAAAAAAGGAATTATAGATAAATTTAAAGATGCTTTTAATGACTAG
- the spoIIP gene encoding stage II sporulation protein P — protein MVRYIKNKKGSFYIIVAILCIANLILGFEVIKKFSQRKATVPVFNENVEKKESGQRPRDINEVNIKGENFFLDVLASSNSYMGTTLKENYKEKNLKSSVGNIISKPLEFFSPKTYFKMQLPAIFTLVNSEHVNVASNMYNGNPEESLHYEDIIFTEDPSENYNGKQVETTKDLISSEKPNAIKIDDKNPYVLIYHTHATESYAPISKNNYHTEERQYNVISIGEIIGSELQKKGHKVKHVDKPHDLPDYNKSYVNSLATIKDELNKNKSLKFVLDIHRDGYDEKSPSINQLKKAARIDVNGKSAATFSFVVGPDNPNKDELLKFTRYLRDKANEKYPGICKGVLVKPVGKYNQYLSDYSALVEVGSNLNTIDEAKETGKILAEVLDEVINDLKEDK, from the coding sequence ATGGTGAGATACATTAAGAATAAAAAAGGAAGCTTTTATATAATAGTAGCTATATTATGTATTGCTAACTTAATACTTGGATTTGAAGTGATAAAAAAATTTTCACAAAGAAAAGCTACAGTTCCTGTATTTAATGAAAATGTTGAAAAAAAGGAATCAGGACAAAGACCTAGAGATATAAATGAAGTTAATATAAAGGGAGAAAACTTCTTTTTAGATGTACTAGCTAGTAGTAACTCATATATGGGTACGACATTAAAAGAGAATTATAAAGAGAAAAATTTAAAAAGTAGTGTTGGAAATATAATTAGTAAACCCTTAGAATTCTTTAGCCCTAAAACGTATTTTAAAATGCAATTGCCAGCTATATTCACATTAGTAAATAGTGAACATGTAAATGTAGCTTCAAACATGTATAACGGGAATCCCGAAGAGAGTTTACACTATGAGGATATAATATTTACTGAAGATCCTTCAGAAAATTATAATGGGAAACAAGTAGAGACTACTAAGGATCTAATTAGCAGTGAAAAGCCAAATGCAATTAAGATTGATGATAAAAATCCGTATGTATTAATATACCATACACATGCAACTGAATCATACGCACCAATTAGTAAAAATAATTATCATACAGAGGAAAGACAATACAATGTAATAAGTATAGGAGAAATAATAGGAAGTGAGTTACAAAAAAAAGGTCATAAAGTAAAGCACGTAGACAAACCTCATGATCTTCCTGATTATAATAAGTCGTATGTAAACTCTTTAGCAACAATAAAAGACGAGTTGAATAAAAATAAGAGCTTGAAATTCGTACTAGATATCCATAGAGATGGGTATGACGAAAAAAGTCCATCTATAAATCAGTTAAAAAAGGCAGCACGTATTGATGTGAATGGAAAAAGTGCAGCGACTTTTTCTTTTGTTGTTGGTCCAGACAATCCGAATAAAGATGAACTATTAAAATTTACAAGATATTTAAGAGATAAAGCCAATGAAAAGTATCCAGGTATATGTAAGGGTGTACTAGTAAAGCCAGTAGGAAAATACAATCAGTATTTAAGCGACTACTCTGCACTTGTAGAAGTTGGAAGTAACTTAAATACAATAGATGAAGCTAAAGAAACGGGTAAGATATTAGCAGAAGTATTAGATGAAGTTATAAATGATTTAAAGGAAGATAAATAA